The following are encoded in a window of Harmonia axyridis chromosome 7, icHarAxyr1.1, whole genome shotgun sequence genomic DNA:
- the LOC123684015 gene encoding uncharacterized protein LOC123684015, whose protein sequence is MSLKQFGMMNENDAPLSITRSFSGESITEIFNNLVFLISLVFQASLAIMLNLCGKRSAVFKQRINRYNYGVPKNFTRLVRKLENESGKIYSSIIYGYLAFTVMNLKIYQECSKMKNEEEDTRLYFCGVYSRTWYPIPLDFVPVKHILLVLQVMELFYFIPKASTAIVIFHGSVVLIEERINDLKRFIRRTKVTESNADEVKNRLLFAVKNYAEIDDAVKNMNSTLGLIFSPLQHAILLGLLVFLEFRIILERNMESIPLLIFWSSFQCLICWRGQCLENASSSLQREVYEFPWYNLHPSSRSLFKIFYRHVQLTLKLRSPPFITLNMRYYYEVMKGSYSFLMFLHRF, encoded by the exons ATGAGTCTGAAACAATTTGGGatgatgaatgaaaatgatGCACCACTAAGTATAACGAGATCTTTTTCAGGAGAAAGTATAACAGAGATCTTCAATAATCTGGTCTTCCTGATCAGCTTAGTATTCCAAGCTTCATTAGCAATAATGTTGAATCTTTGTGGAAAACGAAGTGCAGTATTCAAGCAACGCATTAATCGATATAATTATGGAGTACCGAAAAATTTCACGCGGTTGGTAAGGAAGTTAGAAAATGAATCAGGTAAAATATACTCATCCATTATCTATGGCTATTTGGCTTTCACGGTGATGAATCTCAAAATATACCAAGAGTGcagtaaaatgaaaaacgaAGAAGAAGATACAAGGCTTTACTTCTGCGGTGTATACAGCCGAACTTGGTATCCTATACCATTAGATTTTGTCCCTGTGAAACACATCCTTCTGGTTCTGCAAGTtatggaattattttattttattccaaAGGCATCCACTGCGATAGTGATTTTCCATGGAAGCGTCGTTCTGATCGAAGAACGTATCAATGATCTGAAAAGATTCATCAGAAGAACTAAGGTGACAGAGTCGAACGCTGATGAGGTTAAGAACCGTCTTCTGTTTGCTGTGAAGAACTATGCTGAAATTGACGA TGCTGTCAAGAACATGAATTCCACCTTAGGATTAATATTTTCACCTTTGCAACATGCTATTTTACTTGGCCTCTTGGTATTTCTCGAGTTTCGAATAATTCTG GAAAGGAACATGGAGTCTATACCTCTGTTGATTTTCTGGAGTTCTTTTCAATGTTTGATCTGTTGGAGAGGACAGTGCCTCGAGAACGCG AGCTCATCTCTGCAAAGAGAAGTTTATGAATTTCCATGGTATAATTTGCATCCGTCTTCTAGAAGTCTCTTCAAGATATTCTACAGACATGTTCAGCTAACATTAAAGTTGAGATCTCCGCCCTTCATAACTTTGAATATGCGATATTATTACGAG GTTATGAAAGGATCCTACTCGTTCTTGATGTTCTTGCATAGGTTCTGA